AACCTGAACTTAACGGTTACGGGAGGTCAGTGACAGATGTACCACGGGGAACGATTCAACGCCTGGAGCCATTTGCTCGGTGCAGTCGCGGCGTGTATTGGCGCCGTGTGGATGTTGGTGGTCGCGAGCCTGGATGGCAGCCCCTGGAAAATCGTCAGCGTGGCGATTTATGGCTTTACGTTGATGGTGCTGTACAGCGCCTCCACCGTGTACCACAGCGTGCAGGGGCGGCGAAAAGAGATCATGCAGAAGGTTGATCACTTTTCGATCTACCTGCTGATCGCCGGCAGTTACACGCCGTTTTGCCTGGTGACCTTAAGAGGCCCGTGGGGCTGGACGCTGTTTGGAATTGTGTGGGGGCTGGCGGTGATCGGCATCCTGCAGGAGATCAAGCCGCGTTCCGAGGCGCGGATTTTGTCGATTGTGATCTACGCGGTGATGGGCTGGATCGTGCTGGTGGCGGTCAAGCCGCTGATCGCTGCGCTGGGTACGGCAGGGTTTGTGTGGCTGGCGTCGGGCGGGGTGTTGTACACCGTCGGCATTATCTTTTTTGCCTTGGAGGACCGCTTGCGGCATTCCCATGGGATCTGGCATTTGTTCGTGATCGGCGGGAGCCTGCTGCACTTTGTGGCGATCATGCACTACGTGCTCTGACCTGTGGGGGCTGGC
The genomic region above belongs to Pseudomonas poae and contains:
- a CDS encoding hemolysin III family protein is translated as MYHGERFNAWSHLLGAVAACIGAVWMLVVASLDGSPWKIVSVAIYGFTLMVLYSASTVYHSVQGRRKEIMQKVDHFSIYLLIAGSYTPFCLVTLRGPWGWTLFGIVWGLAVIGILQEIKPRSEARILSIVIYAVMGWIVLVAVKPLIAALGTAGFVWLASGGVLYTVGIIFFALEDRLRHSHGIWHLFVIGGSLLHFVAIMHYVL